The region ATCAACCAGAAGACCTCGGCGTGCTGCGTTTTATTACCGCGGGCAGCGTCGACGACGGCAAGAGCACGTTGATCGGCCGCCTGCTGTACGACAGCAAGGCTGTGCTTTCCGATCAACTCTCGGCGCTGTCGCGCGCGAAGAATAAGCGTACCGTTGGCGACGAAATCGATCTTTCGCTGCTGACCGATGGCCTCGAAGCCGAACGTGAGCAGGGCATCACGATCGACGTCGCATACCGTTACTTTGCAACGGCAAAGCGCAAGTTCATCATCGCCGACACGCCGGGTCACGAGCAGTACACGCGCAATATGGTGACGGGCGCATCGACGGCGCATGCGGCGATCATTCTGGTCGACGCAACGCGTGTGACGTTCGTCGACGGCGTCGCGCAACTGCTGCCGCAAACCAAGCGTCATAGCGCGATTGTGAAGCTGCTCGGCTTGCAGCACGCGATTGTCGCGATCAACAAGATGGACCTCGTCGACTACAGCGAGGCGCGCTTCAACGAGATTCGCGATGCGTATGTCGAACTCGCGCGTCAACTGGGTCTGGACGACGTGCGTTTCGTGCCGGTGTCGGCGCTCAAGGGCGACAACATCGTGACGGCTAGCGAAAGCATGCCGTGGTACGCGGGCGAGCCGCTGCTCGATTTGCTCGAAGCCTTGCCGGTCGAAGTTCCGACGGGCCAGGCGCTGCGTTTCCCGGTGCAATGGGTGGCGCGTCAGGACGGCAGCCAGGCTGACGATTTCCGCGGCTATATGGGCCGTGTCGAAGCGGGTGAGGTGAAGGTTGGCGACACCATCGTCGTGTTGCCCGCGAACCGCGAAGCGACGGTTGCCGAGATCATCGCGCCGGTGACGGGCGGTACGGCGGCGGTGGACCGCGCGTTTGCCGGTCAAACCGTGACGATCCGCCTGGCGGAAGACGTCGACGTGTCGCGTGGCGATACCTTCGTGCTGCGCGAAGCAGCGCCGGAGCCGGCGAAGAAGCTGGAAGCCGACCTGTGCTGGTTCGACGACACACCGCTGTCGACGCAACGCAAGTATCTGTTGAAGCAGACCACCAACACGGTGTTCGCGCGGATCGGTTCGATCAAGGAAGTGCTCGACGTGCATACGCTGTCGCAGGCGACCGATCGCAAGGACCTGACGATGAACGACATCGGCCGCGTGTCGCTGACGTTGCAAAAGCCGCTGGTGTGCGACGTGTACGACTCGCATCAGGGCACGGGCGCGTTCGTGCTGATCGACGAAGCGACGCATCACACCGTCGCGGCTGGGATGATCCGGGCGTTTTCGGCGTGAGTCGTTGACTGGGTGTTTGGCGCGCCGTCGCGCTTTGGGTTTTGCACGAACCGGACGAATGGGGTTAAGGCGAATGGGTAAGGTGTATCTGATCGGTGCGGGGCCAGGGGCCGCGGATCTCATCACGGTGCGCGGCGCGCGGCTGCTCGGCATGGCGGATGTGGTGTTGCACGACGCGCTGGTTGAGCCGGCGATGCTCGATTATGCGCCTGCTCATGCGCGGCGGATTGCGGTGGGCAAGCGGTGTGGTCAGCTTTCGACGGCGCAGCAGTTCATCAACAAGCAGATCGTGGATGCGGCTTTGGAGCACGATGTCGTGGTGCGCCTGAAGGGCGGCGATCCGATGTTGTTTGGGCGTGCCGATGAGGAGATGCGGGCGCTTGAGGCTGCGGGGATCGAGTATGAGGTGGTGCCCGGGATTACGGCTGCGCTGGCTAGTGCGGCTTCGTTGAAGCGTTCTTTGACGCTTCGGGGTGTGTCACGGAGCGTGGCGTTGGCTACGCATAGCCGGGCGGCTGATACTGAGGCAATTCGTGAGCAGGTAAATGCTGATTCGCTCGTGTTCTATATGGGGCGGGACAGTGGGCCTGAAATCGCTCAGCAATTGATTGACGCCGGGCGAGATGGCGCGACTCCCGTGGCAATTGTCGAAGCGTGTAGTACGGCTCGCGAGCGGACGCTCACTCTCACGCTTTCGGCGCTCGCGTGTGGCGAGGCTCAGCAGTGGCTTGATGCGTCGCAGCCTAGTCTTTTGATGATCGGGGAGGCTTTTGCTGCCCGGCAGCAGGTGGGCCGCTCCGCGGATGGGCTTTTAGTCGCGGCTTAAAAAGGCCAACACCGCGGGTGTACAACCAAAGCACCGCGAGTGCCAAAAAGAAATCAAACCTGCCGAAGGCAATATTCTGTGACAGCGTCCAACACAGATTCATCCTCGCCAACGGCAACAGCGCACTTGATCTCGACAGACGGATACAACCCGCGACACCGCTCGATCACCGCAGGAAGATCCTTCCTGACGTGCCCGCCTTGCCCAAAAAACACCGGCACAACAGTCACAACAGCACACCCGCCGGAGACGAGAGAACCCACAGCAGTAGGCAAATCCGGCTCCATCAACTCAAGAAAAGCCAGCAAAACCGGCCCAGCGCCAGCATCAGAACGGCGGGCAGCCCGCACCTTTTCGGCAAGCCTCTCAAACGGTTCCCGCCAGCGCGCATCCCTCGCGCCGTGTCCAAACAGAACAAGCCCATGCGCAGCCATGACGAAGGCTCCTAATGGCGATCCACCCACTTCAACCCGACCAGGCCAAGCACCAGATAAACCAGCCCGGGCGTAGCCGCAGTCAACGGCGCGGGCCACGTATTCAACGTGCCAATATGCGAGAACAGCGTGTTGAACAGCTGGAAACTCATCCCCAGCATAATCCCGCCGAAAACCTTCACGCCGACCACGCCGGCGCGCGTATGCAGATACGCAAACGGCAGTGACAGCACCAGCATCACGAACACCGCAAACGGATACAGCAGCTTGCGCCACAGCGCAATTTCATATCGCTGTGTGTCCTGGTGATTCTCGGTCAAATGCTGGATGTAGCGGAACAGATTGAACATCGACATCCGGTCCGGCGACACCAGCAGCACCGACAGAATTTGCGGCGTCAGTTCCGAACGCAGCGAATATTCGGGCAGCGCCACCTGCTTTGCGCGATACACCGGATTCAACGCATCGGACGGCGTGCCCGGAGGAGGGGGCACGTCGATCAGTTGTGTGTCGGTCACGCCGGTCAGTTGCCAGTGGCCCGGTGGCTGGTACCTGCCGCTTTGGGCGATCCGCACATTGGACAAACGGAACTTCGAATCGAATTCGTAAATCCGCACGTTGCTGATCGTCGCGTCCGGCTTCAATTCGCCGACATTCACGAAGCGCGTCACCTGTTCGCCGTCCGCGCGCGCGGTGAGCGTGTCCTTCACCCAGACGCCCGACTCGAAGTTGCTCGATACCGACGACCCCAGTGCCTCGAGCCGCACGCGTTCCGACAACTGATCCGTGTACGGACCGACCACTTCGCCGATGATATAAG is a window of Paraburkholderia phytofirmans OLGA172 DNA encoding:
- a CDS encoding sulfate adenylyltransferase subunit 1, encoding MNIHQPEDLGVLRFITAGSVDDGKSTLIGRLLYDSKAVLSDQLSALSRAKNKRTVGDEIDLSLLTDGLEAEREQGITIDVAYRYFATAKRKFIIADTPGHEQYTRNMVTGASTAHAAIILVDATRVTFVDGVAQLLPQTKRHSAIVKLLGLQHAIVAINKMDLVDYSEARFNEIRDAYVELARQLGLDDVRFVPVSALKGDNIVTASESMPWYAGEPLLDLLEALPVEVPTGQALRFPVQWVARQDGSQADDFRGYMGRVEAGEVKVGDTIVVLPANREATVAEIIAPVTGGTAAVDRAFAGQTVTIRLAEDVDVSRGDTFVLREAAPEPAKKLEADLCWFDDTPLSTQRKYLLKQTTNTVFARIGSIKEVLDVHTLSQATDRKDLTMNDIGRVSLTLQKPLVCDVYDSHQGTGAFVLIDEATHHTVAAGMIRAFSA
- the cobA gene encoding uroporphyrinogen-III C-methyltransferase codes for the protein MGKVYLIGAGPGAADLITVRGARLLGMADVVLHDALVEPAMLDYAPAHARRIAVGKRCGQLSTAQQFINKQIVDAALEHDVVVRLKGGDPMLFGRADEEMRALEAAGIEYEVVPGITAALASAASLKRSLTLRGVSRSVALATHSRAADTEAIREQVNADSLVFYMGRDSGPEIAQQLIDAGRDGATPVAIVEACSTARERTLTLTLSALACGEAQQWLDASQPSLLMIGEAFAARQQVGRSADGLLVAA
- a CDS encoding sirohydrochlorin chelatase, encoding MAAHGLVLFGHGARDARWREPFERLAEKVRAARRSDAGAGPVLLAFLELMEPDLPTAVGSLVSGGCAVVTVVPVFFGQGGHVRKDLPAVIERCRGLYPSVEIKCAVAVGEDESVLDAVTEYCLRQV
- the lptG gene encoding LPS export ABC transporter permease LptG gives rise to the protein MRIYEKYFARQVYLTFVFILFAFSGLFFFFDLINELNSVGHGNYKFQYAVLRVALQTPSRFYEIIPVAALISAIYVFAQMAANSEYTIFRVSGLATNQALRSLMKIGIPLVFLTYIIGEVVGPYTDQLSERVRLEALGSSVSSNFESGVWVKDTLTARADGEQVTRFVNVGELKPDATISNVRIYEFDSKFRLSNVRIAQSGRYQPPGHWQLTGVTDTQLIDVPPPPGTPSDALNPVYRAKQVALPEYSLRSELTPQILSVLLVSPDRMSMFNLFRYIQHLTENHQDTQRYEIALWRKLLYPFAVFVMLVLSLPFAYLHTRAGVVGVKVFGGIMLGMSFQLFNTLFSHIGTLNTWPAPLTAATPGLVYLVLGLVGLKWVDRH